GATGGACCTGAAGCTACTTTGTGCCGCAGTATTTGGAGAGTAAACATAAATACAAGCAAAACCTCCCAAGCATCACATGGGAAATGATATTCTTGCAGCGCTATTGACAATTCCATAGTCATCCTCTCAGAAAATTTCAGCAAATATCTATTCATGATTAGTTCATGCAAATCCATCTCAGAAGTGACAAAGTTGCAGGAATGAACGTTAAGAGGAAAAATAACTCCTCAGTTTCAAAAGCACGACATCAACCAAGGCAGACAAAGAAAAAGCAACTTGGATGCTAGACATTTTGGATACTGCCAAAGAATGAGGAATACTGCATATTTATCAGAATAACTAAGTTACATACATATCCTAAATTTTACAAATATATAACTGCTGCAATGGTCACTGGTCCACATTAGTCAAAGCAGATAACTGTACCATGCAAATGAGATCTCAAATGTTATAAAAGTAGCAGACGTTTATCTCAACTGGCGGCTTAAATGTTACTATCAATCTTCAGCCAACTTGTTTCCCTGTCATAAAGGactcaaaacatgcaagttcCTATGGATGATTAACCACGAGCCAGAAAACATTACTTTAGTCACAATTATGCAATCAATCACTAAAACATGAGACAGATCTAGAAGATTACCAGATCTAATGCAACAGAAGATACACCGAGAATAAGCTCTGCACATGACTGAGACTAGAAAATATGAATAGAGGTTTCCAATGGAAAAGGAAACCTCTATAATGTCATACTACCAGCATGAACTCCATACTAGATATCTTTATAATGAAAACCGTTTCCCAGCATAAACAATTCTTTCATGAACTCCAAGAAGTTAGCTTGTACAATTTGATAATGTCAGGATAAGACATGAAGATTGCCACAGAGTGATGGAACAAGCACCACACCCACAAAAGCTAAACCAGCTTTAATGTGATTAACCTTTTGTTCTCATAATTGTAATGCTTCCTTTTCCTCCTTCAGTCCTTATCTTAGTTTTCCCAACAACAGGTTTCCCAGAGAAGGCTGATGTGGGATAAGAAACAGAAGGGTCTTCCTGGTTTTGCTTCAGCTTTGATGGTGGATCACGTAACCTTTGGTTTATATCCTTTAGTGTCACATCACCATGAACGCCACATGGTTTAATAAATGCAAATGGGTAGACGACTGAAGAAGCCAACTTAGGAGGAGGCCGCATATATGATTTTCTACCTGAGTATTAACAAAAAGTTGGATAGATTTAGTTCAACATAAAACAGCAGCATCTCTATATGAAGAATGAATAGCAGGATCAAGGGCTATTGCCACCTCATATGGGATATGCATGAAAACTAGAGACAAGAATCAAGGAAAAAGAGAACAACCTTTGAAAACAACATTTCTACAGGTCCGAACAGGTCGCTCTTGAATAGCATTAACTTCATATTCAGGTGGTGTGCCGCAAAGTTCTACCACAGAATGCTTATTGTTTAAGAAGGGGTCAAAAGAACTAAAACCATAATACAGCATACAAGAATATGCTAGAAAAGATTTGTGAATATGGacgtgaaaaaaataaaaagaaaaagaaaaagaaaaagaagaacaagaagaCAAAACACACAAGGGTATCGCCTAAGGACATGTTTATATACCTGCAACATCAATCTGGACATCAGATGCACCAGAAGAATTACTGTTGCCAAGAAGAGAGATTAGTCTAGATACATATTTTCTCATTAAAAGAGGTTTAAAATGCTGGTGCTATTTTAAAAGCTAGAAGTAACAAGTAACATACATATCCTCGGAGCTGAACTGAATATCAGCATCATTGATGCAATCAGCAAGCCATCCTTCAGATGACTGATCAAGTATGTCATCACCAGATGCAGATGTACCTTCTGAAAAGCACTAAAATCATCTCAGGATAACCTAAATATAATTGATGGTTATccatcttaaaaataaaatgaaattgcaTTAACCTGCAAATCCGGAAACCCACTTTGACATTTCAGATATAGCCTCTTCCACAGAATCCTCTGTCTCCTACACAGGAAACCAAAGCAAATACATTACAACATAAATTGACATATCAACCAGAAACTAAGAACTACCATATTCATGTCAAAGGGAATCTTATATTTGTAGATAATGTTTGACACGAACATTATGATCAACAATAGTCACCTAATACAGTGATCTCAATGGATATTGCCCAAGAAACAAACAAGCCAGCACCAACCTTTGATTTTAAATACGTGGATGAAATACCCTCATTGCAGAAGGATGCTACCAGATCTTCAGACTCAAACTGTAGAGTTCGTCGCCTTTTTGCTTGTAGAGAAGCCTCCTTGCACTGATTTAATTCCTTGCTTGAGTTTTCTGCAATTCAGCCTCCAAACTTAGATACAATATGTGCTGCATTGTGCTCAAAACCAACACTGCAATTGGTGTCTGTGAGACGATGTGCAGAATCATTTTTTAAGTGAAAGGAATTACATTGACAGTATTACTTTCTTGTAGGGAATTTGATCTCAGACTCTCAAATAGAGCCATCCATGTGAAATTAAAGTGCACTTACAAATTAACTGAACACTACATTTTCTTCAACAGATAGTTCTGCCCTGAGgaaatgcaattaaaaaaaagagtagaaACCAGCAGAGAAAGTCATCTTACCGTCGACATTAACATGGTAAGCTAAATCTCCACATGCTTTAATTGGAGTAGTTTCATCATTAAAAATATACGGAAAATGTTCATTTTGGCCATCTCCACTCAACAGGCAATTTGATATATCTGCTCAAACAACCAAAATATTAGAAGACAATGCTTCTTTCAGGTATCACATGAAccaaaaacataaaaacaaGCATGACTTACCAAGGTCAGCGTTATCTTCAAGACAATACTCATCACATCGCCAATCCCACATGTATCTATCAAAACAAACAGGATAGGATTGTTACTAAGTACTAACACACTAAAACTACAGACTAGCAACAGAACAAAAGTCAAGCGAAACTTAGAGCTCAAATTAAAAAATCAACAGAACATGAGGTTGTACACTATTGCCAGAATCCATTTGTGATTACATAAGGGGGAAAAAAGATCTGAAGAATCCACTTAAGCTACTGTAATATGGAACATGAGGACATATTATGCACAATTTCTCCAGTATAGGTGCTGTTACTTCAGATCCACATTATAAATGAGTACCATGAACAACAAAATGGGTCCCTCAAAAGCAGTGGATCTACTTAGAACAAGGTAAACGACAAAATAATCCAACCAATTCCAAAATCAACAGAAATGAAAACAATCACAATGACATGCACTTCAGCAATGAATCAAAGTAGAGTAGCACTTTTCCAGTCAAAACGTAGGATTAACAAAACTCTTTCTCTGTAAGTCTTGATAACTTACAAAACCcacaaaagaaaatcaaaataaatttcATAAAAGCAATAAGAGCCCAGGAAACATTAGCCACAATCCACCCTCTTCCCTTCCTACAATCAAACCATCAAAAACTAAGCAAGAACAAAAGGAAGCCACTAAAGATTGACCAAAAGTAAGCAAAACCCATCTCACATTTCCATCACTTCCACAATAAAACCCAAAGAAGCCATTACAAAGTCATCACTGTCCCACAAAATTTTATGATTCTTTGGAAGGACtgaccaaggaaaaaaaaaaaaaaaagcaaaaaatcaGTGAAACTAAAATGAGTCCACTAATCAAGATTTGGATGGTAAGAGCAAAAAAGTGAAACTTGTTACAGAACTCACTCATCATTGTTGTAATTCATTTGGGCTATCTTTTTGCTGTTGGTTTGCCTCAGAAATCAAGCCTGATACATCCACTGCTACCTCTTATGGGCAAAGCATTAAAACTAGCCGTTTTAATTAGATCGATGTTTCCACATTCTACACACAACTCAAGAACGAGCACTGAAAAGTATTAATGGTACAAAAGgagtttaaaaaatgaaaagctcAAAAAATGGTGAATAAATAAACCCTAAAAACAGAAATAATAGTAATGGTGACTGGTGACTTGAGAGTGGGGAGTGGCAGGTTTTTTGAGTTGGTTACT
This region of Coffea arabica cultivar ET-39 chromosome 3c, Coffea Arabica ET-39 HiFi, whole genome shotgun sequence genomic DNA includes:
- the LOC113734159 gene encoding protein XRI1-like, which codes for MNYNNDEYMWDWRCDEYCLEDNADLDISNCLLSGDGQNEHFPYIFNDETTPIKACGDLAYHVNVDENSSKELNQCKEASLQAKRRRTLQFESEDLVASFCNEGISSTYLKSKETEDSVEEAISEMSKWVSGFAEGTSASGDDILDQSSEGWLADCINDADIQFSSEDINSSGASDVQIDVAELCGTPPEYEVNAIQERPVRTCRNVVFKGRKSYMRPPPKLASSVVYPFAFIKPCGVHGDVTLKDINQRLRDPPSKLKQNQEDPSVSYPTSAFSGKPVVGKTKIRTEGGKGSITIMRTKG